In Companilactobacillus allii, one genomic interval encodes:
- a CDS encoding winged helix-turn-helix transcriptional regulator gives MEDISNIKDIKLSDTGFAYTLNLIGGKYKIVILYALSMNKKPIRYNALKRAVGSISFKTLTNSLKELECDKLIIRKEYPQVPPKVEYSLSTRGQSLVPVMDAICNWGVDEMEK, from the coding sequence ATGGAAGATATTTCGAATATTAAAGATATTAAATTATCAGATACTGGCTTTGCCTATACACTGAATTTGATTGGTGGAAAATATAAAATCGTCATTTTGTATGCTTTGTCGATGAATAAGAAACCAATTAGATATAATGCTCTAAAAAGAGCAGTTGGAAGTATTTCCTTCAAGACTTTGACCAACTCTTTGAAAGAATTAGAATGTGACAAGTTGATTATTCGAAAAGAATATCCACAAGTTCCACCCAAAGTTGAATATAGTTTATCTACCCGTGGTCAGTCATTGGTTCCAGTTATGGATGCAATCTGTAATTGGGGTGTCGATGAGATGGAAAAATAG
- a CDS encoding NAD(P)H-dependent oxidoreductase, translating to MKTIIYSHLYDGSFNHAILDRLTKTFDNQKADYQIINLYKDGFNPVLSSEELRNYSKGESFDPLVKKYQKMISDSDELIFIFPIWWHNLPAILKGFIDKTMVKGFAYNEDNGWTGLLTYIKKTTVITTSTITKEYLKTESGDPIQGVFINRTLADIGLKPENTNWIHFGEVNITSDEVRTKFLKDLPDIYKN from the coding sequence TTGAAAACAATAATCTATTCACACCTATACGATGGCAGTTTCAACCATGCCATTTTAGATAGACTAACAAAAACATTCGACAATCAAAAAGCTGACTATCAAATAATTAATCTATATAAAGATGGATTCAATCCAGTACTATCTTCTGAAGAGCTTCGTAACTATAGCAAAGGTGAAAGCTTCGATCCACTCGTTAAAAAGTATCAAAAAATGATCAGTGATTCTGATGAATTAATCTTTATTTTCCCAATTTGGTGGCATAATCTACCTGCAATACTAAAAGGGTTCATAGATAAAACCATGGTCAAGGGATTCGCATACAATGAAGACAACGGTTGGACTGGACTATTAACCTATATTAAGAAGACCACCGTAATCACAACTTCTACAATAACCAAAGAGTATCTAAAAACTGAATCTGGCGATCCAATCCAAGGTGTATTCATCAACCGAACTCTTGCCGATATTGGACTCAAACCTGAAAATACAAATTGGATTCACTTTGGCGAGGTAAATATCACCAGTGACGAAGTTAGAACTAAGTTTCTAAAGGATTTACCAGATATTTACAAAAATTAA
- the rlmH gene encoding 23S rRNA (pseudouridine(1915)-N(3))-methyltransferase RlmH, producing the protein MNIKLVTVGKLKEKYLKSGIAEYSKRLGAFCKFEIVECPDEKAPENLSAAEDVHVKEVEGERILSKIKDKEYVILLDLRGKELTSEELAKKVDDLSTYGTSDITFVIGGSLGVSPQVTKRADYSICFGKFTLPHQLMRLVMTEQIYRSFMIINHRTYHK; encoded by the coding sequence ATGAACATAAAACTAGTAACAGTCGGTAAATTAAAGGAAAAGTATCTAAAGTCTGGAATTGCGGAATATTCTAAGCGATTGGGAGCCTTTTGTAAGTTTGAAATTGTTGAATGCCCGGATGAAAAAGCCCCCGAAAACTTAAGTGCCGCAGAAGATGTGCACGTTAAAGAAGTCGAGGGTGAAAGAATACTGTCTAAAATCAAAGACAAGGAATATGTTATTTTGTTGGATCTGCGTGGTAAAGAGTTGACCTCTGAAGAATTAGCTAAGAAAGTCGATGACTTATCCACATATGGGACTAGTGATATTACCTTTGTCATTGGTGGTTCTCTAGGCGTTAGTCCACAAGTCACTAAGCGGGCTGATTATAGTATCTGCTTTGGAAAATTCACTTTGCCACATCAGTTGATGAGACTTGTTATGACTGAACAGATCTATCGATCATTTATGATCATCAATCATAGAACTTATCATAAGTAA
- a CDS encoding trypsin-like peptidase domain-containing protein — protein sequence MDNDNNQNNDSRMSNNGNKRDSKSGNSLWKISLVAFISAMLGVGVAFAGFNYFGNNSSVSSSASNNAAGTTQVSNSKANTATTMTGAYKKVNGAVVSVINLQKQKEQSSSDGSLSSIFGDLFGDSDSSSSSDSSDSNSDSSNSDSSNSDSSDSSSSSTNSTDLQEYSEGSGVIYSKQNGKGYIVTNNHVVEGSDSLEVILEDGTKFSAKLVGSDSTTDLAVLEIDGNKVPATASFGNSDNVSPGDPVIAIGSPLGSQYATTVTQGIISATNRTVETQDQNTGQVTGEATVLQTDAAINPGNSGGPLVNEAGQIVGINSMKLASNTDGTSVEGIGFAIPSNEVVKIINQLVQNGKVERPSLGIKVVDLDQITDDSQSSLKLPSKITKGVVIYSTTSGSVAKSAGLEKNDVIVKLGNKTVSSVADLHSALYSHSVGDTVSVSYYHNGKLKTTKVHLTKKTSS from the coding sequence TTCTAAATCGGGTAATTCTTTGTGGAAAATTAGTTTAGTTGCGTTTATTTCAGCAATGTTAGGTGTCGGTGTGGCATTTGCAGGATTTAATTACTTCGGCAATAACTCTTCAGTGTCGAGTAGTGCTTCAAACAATGCAGCTGGGACTACTCAAGTAAGTAATAGCAAGGCCAATACCGCTACTACGATGACTGGAGCATACAAGAAGGTAAATGGCGCAGTTGTTTCTGTTATTAACTTACAAAAGCAAAAAGAACAGTCTTCTAGTGATGGGAGCCTTTCTTCAATTTTTGGAGATCTGTTTGGTGATAGTGATAGTAGTTCATCATCGGATAGCTCAGATAGTAACAGTGATTCGTCTAACAGTGACTCATCTAATAGTGATTCATCAGATAGTTCTTCATCGTCGACTAATTCAACTGATCTGCAAGAATATAGCGAAGGATCTGGTGTGATTTATTCCAAACAAAACGGTAAGGGATATATCGTAACTAATAACCACGTTGTCGAAGGCTCGGATTCTCTTGAAGTAATTCTTGAAGATGGTACAAAGTTCTCAGCTAAATTAGTTGGTAGTGATTCTACAACTGACTTGGCAGTGCTAGAAATAGATGGTAATAAAGTTCCTGCCACAGCATCATTTGGTAACTCTGATAACGTTTCACCAGGGGATCCTGTAATTGCCATTGGATCACCACTTGGAAGCCAATATGCGACAACAGTGACACAAGGTATCATCTCAGCCACTAATAGAACAGTTGAAACACAAGATCAAAACACAGGACAAGTTACTGGTGAGGCTACAGTACTTCAGACCGATGCAGCGATTAACCCTGGTAATTCTGGTGGTCCGCTAGTTAATGAGGCAGGCCAAATAGTCGGTATCAATTCAATGAAGTTGGCATCAAATACTGACGGAACCTCAGTTGAGGGGATCGGATTCGCCATACCAAGTAATGAAGTCGTTAAGATTATCAATCAATTAGTTCAAAATGGTAAGGTTGAACGTCCTTCACTTGGAATCAAAGTAGTTGATCTTGATCAAATCACTGATGATTCACAGTCTAGTTTGAAATTGCCAAGTAAGATCACTAAAGGTGTTGTAATTTACAGTACTACATCAGGCTCAGTTGCTAAGAGTGCTGGGTTAGAAAAGAATGATGTTATTGTTAAATTGGGAAACAAAACTGTAAGTTCGGTTGCTGACCTACATAGCGCTTTGTATTCGCATTCAGTCGGTGACACAGTTAGCGTTTCGTATTATCATAACGGTAAGCTCAAAACCACAAAGGTTCATTTAACTAAAAAAACTTCTTCGTAA